A genome region from Candidatus Palauibacter soopunensis includes the following:
- a CDS encoding NINE protein, whose product MTEQPNEPGRGGPEGPVPPYAVVPLVATPPQPPAEQTPDTGDRYTNGVGFALWCCALVGACGIHRFYLGMYFTGIIWLLTLGLFGIGQFFDLFRMKRLVRTANIRDGYLPHPRLAGAAEPSAPSRQLAKADTKQQILLKAAQANGGLLTVTQGVLATGLSFEEVEEALREMVVKGHVDVDNAADSGVIVYRFPGLAGPFK is encoded by the coding sequence ATGACCGAACAGCCCAACGAACCCGGCCGCGGCGGCCCCGAGGGCCCGGTACCTCCGTACGCCGTCGTGCCGCTCGTCGCGACTCCCCCCCAGCCACCGGCGGAACAGACGCCCGACACCGGCGACCGGTATACGAACGGGGTCGGCTTCGCCCTCTGGTGTTGCGCCCTCGTCGGTGCGTGCGGCATCCATCGCTTCTATCTGGGGATGTATTTCACGGGCATCATCTGGTTGCTCACGCTGGGCCTCTTCGGCATCGGCCAGTTCTTCGACCTCTTCCGAATGAAGCGGCTCGTCCGCACGGCGAACATTCGCGACGGGTACCTGCCGCACCCGCGCCTCGCCGGGGCCGCCGAGCCGTCCGCTCCGTCACGGCAGCTCGCCAAGGCGGACACCAAGCAGCAGATCCTTCTGAAGGCCGCGCAGGCGAACGGCGGACTGCTGACGGTGACGCAGGGCGTGCTGGCCACGGGTCTCAGCTTCGAGGAAGTGGAGGAAGCCCTGCGGGAGATGGTCGTGAAGGGGCACGTGGACGTGGATAACGCGGCCGACAGCGGCGTGATCGTGTACCGTTTTCCGGGATTGGCCGGCCCCTTCAAGTGA
- a CDS encoding histidine ammonia-lyase yields MSKAAVTLSRKLSIPDVVAVARGGSQVRELDGDARAQVEASRNTVVEALARPGARIYGITTGYGSLAGTRIAAADAARLSWNVILKCATGTGAPLPGDWVRAMLLVRANSLALGSSGVRPAIIDTLVRMLNRGVTPVVPGKGSLGASGDLAPLAHMAAVATRSADSDPDADSGNDAAAFSGEAWFEGRRMDGASAMAAAGISRPGLQAKEGLALTNGTTMMVAGAALQLYDARRLLLHAELAAALSFEGLLARSAALHPALHEANNQPGQIATAARLRSLLSGSGLVDADPDRVQDAYSLRCTPQVIGPVHDMTGFLWGRVEASLNAVSDNPLVFPAAGPDTGEVVSGGNFHGAGPALWLDTLGIALADVASLSDRRMFRMLTPELSAGLPAMLVESPGLRGGLMSLQYTGAALASDNKTLAHPDSVDSIPTSANQEDHVSMGANAARHTREILDNTRTVLAIELLGAAQAVHLRPEGPDRLGVGTRAVYDAVRECVPPVIEDRSLAEDVSRLEAAIDSGALERAAAEALGDLWPPAPL; encoded by the coding sequence ATGAGCAAGGCAGCCGTCACGCTCTCCCGGAAGCTCTCGATTCCCGACGTCGTTGCCGTGGCGCGCGGGGGTTCGCAGGTCCGGGAACTCGACGGGGACGCGCGAGCGCAGGTGGAGGCGAGCCGGAACACGGTAGTGGAGGCGCTGGCCCGGCCCGGCGCCCGGATCTACGGGATCACCACCGGCTACGGGTCGCTCGCCGGAACCCGCATCGCCGCCGCCGATGCGGCCCGCCTGTCGTGGAACGTGATCCTGAAGTGTGCGACGGGGACGGGTGCCCCGCTGCCCGGGGATTGGGTGCGCGCGATGCTGCTCGTGCGGGCGAACTCTCTCGCCCTGGGCTCCTCCGGCGTACGCCCGGCGATCATCGACACCCTGGTCCGGATGCTGAACCGGGGAGTCACGCCGGTGGTGCCCGGCAAAGGTTCGCTCGGGGCAAGCGGCGACCTCGCCCCCCTCGCGCACATGGCGGCGGTCGCGACCCGTTCCGCCGATTCGGATCCGGATGCCGATTCCGGCAACGACGCGGCGGCCTTCAGCGGCGAGGCGTGGTTCGAGGGCCGCCGCATGGACGGGGCGAGCGCAATGGCCGCCGCCGGGATCTCCCGCCCGGGCCTGCAGGCCAAGGAAGGGCTGGCGCTGACGAACGGGACGACGATGATGGTCGCGGGCGCCGCGCTGCAGCTCTACGACGCGCGACGTCTGCTCCTCCACGCGGAGTTGGCGGCGGCACTGAGCTTCGAGGGGTTGCTGGCCCGTTCGGCCGCGCTGCACCCGGCGCTGCACGAGGCGAACAACCAGCCGGGGCAGATCGCAACGGCGGCGAGGCTCCGTTCGCTCCTCTCCGGCAGCGGGCTCGTCGACGCGGACCCCGACCGGGTGCAGGACGCCTACAGCCTCCGCTGCACGCCCCAGGTCATCGGGCCGGTTCACGACATGACAGGATTCCTGTGGGGGCGGGTGGAGGCATCGCTAAATGCGGTGTCGGACAACCCGCTTGTATTCCCCGCCGCCGGACCGGACACGGGCGAGGTTGTTTCGGGCGGGAATTTTCACGGCGCGGGGCCGGCGCTGTGGCTCGACACACTGGGGATCGCGCTGGCGGACGTGGCGAGCCTGTCGGACCGCCGGATGTTCCGCATGCTGACGCCCGAACTCTCCGCGGGGCTTCCCGCCATGCTCGTAGAGTCGCCGGGGCTGCGGGGCGGCCTGATGTCGCTCCAGTACACTGGAGCGGCGCTCGCCTCCGACAACAAGACGCTCGCGCATCCGGACTCCGTCGACTCGATCCCGACGAGCGCGAACCAGGAGGACCACGTGAGCATGGGGGCCAACGCGGCCCGGCACACGCGTGAGATCCTCGACAACACACGCACGGTGCTCGCGATCGAGCTGCTCGGCGCCGCGCAGGCCGTCCACCTTCGCCCCGAAGGCCCGGATCGACTGGGCGTCGGCACGCGGGCCGTATACGATGCCGTGCGCGAGTGCGTGCCTCCCGTCATCGAAGACCGCTCCCTGGCGGAGGATGTCTCGCGTCTGGAGGCCGCGATCGACTCCGGGGCGCTGGAACGGGCAGCCGCCGAGGCGCTGGGCGATCTCTGGCCCCCCGCGCCGCTCTGA
- a CDS encoding chlorite dismutase family protein, producing MTSRPLPHSSELPPASLEGWYVLHQSIELDWTGLKGADPAEARDALSSFAALAEKWSAGSEPGWSGVYRVAGGGIDFLVLHFRDTFDRLIEAVREMRLSAWGDHVLVREEYVSVVELGLYALTRELSGRVDPGDREAWDAALADALAEERRKAYVQRRLEPRQPEHMPYVCYYPMDKRRNPGQNWYRLSLDERAGMMAAHGGLGRRFAGRIVQVISGSMGLDDWEWAVTLWAGDPLEFKAIISEMRYDEASAEYAEFGPFVVGKRMAGAEFEGLLSSLAAS from the coding sequence GTGACGAGCCGTCCGCTCCCGCATTCCTCCGAACTCCCCCCCGCCTCTCTCGAGGGATGGTATGTCCTTCACCAGTCGATCGAACTCGACTGGACTGGCCTCAAGGGCGCGGATCCGGCGGAAGCCCGGGATGCCCTGAGCAGCTTCGCCGCACTGGCCGAGAAGTGGTCCGCCGGATCGGAGCCCGGCTGGTCCGGCGTCTACCGCGTCGCGGGGGGCGGGATCGATTTTCTCGTCCTCCATTTCCGGGACACGTTCGACCGCCTCATTGAAGCGGTGCGTGAAATGAGGCTCTCCGCCTGGGGCGACCACGTCCTTGTCCGCGAGGAATACGTGTCCGTGGTGGAGCTGGGTCTCTACGCCCTGACCCGGGAACTTTCCGGACGAGTCGATCCGGGGGACCGCGAGGCGTGGGACGCGGCCCTGGCCGACGCCCTCGCGGAGGAGCGTCGGAAGGCGTACGTGCAGCGCCGGCTCGAACCGAGACAGCCTGAGCACATGCCGTACGTCTGCTATTACCCGATGGACAAGCGGCGCAACCCGGGACAGAACTGGTACAGGCTTTCGCTGGACGAGCGGGCCGGGATGATGGCGGCGCACGGCGGGTTGGGACGGCGCTTCGCGGGCCGGATCGTTCAGGTGATCAGCGGGTCGATGGGGCTGGACGACTGGGAATGGGCGGTGACGCTCTGGGCCGGGGATCCGCTCGAGTTCAAGGCCATCATCAGCGAGATGCGCTACGACGAGGCGAGCGCGGAGTACGCGGAGTTCGGTCCCTTCGTGGTCGGAAAGCGGATGGCCGGGGCGGAGTTCGAGGGCCTGCTCTCGTCCCTGGCGGCGTCATGA